The region TGGAAGTACGCAGGCCCCGGCCATTGGAATGATCCGGATTTTCTTTTAGTGGGGGACAGCGGTCTGAGTATCGATGAGATGCAATCGCAGATGTCTCTCTGGGCGATTATGGCGGCTCCGCTCATCAGCAGCACCGATCTCACGAAGATCAGCCCGGCGGCGCTCGCTGTATTGAGCAACACGGATGTGATTGCAGTCGATCAAGACCCGGCAGGCGTTCAAGGTCATATTGTGCAGTTTGGAGAGACCTATGACGTACTTGCCAAGCCGCTCTCGAATGGAGACGTCGCGGTGGTGCTGTACAACAAAGGCGATGCGCCGAAAAAGATTAAGACTACTGCGACTCTGGTGGGACTTAAGAACGCTTCATCGCTGAAGCTCAAGAACCTGGTATCGAAGGCGATGACGACCTCGCAGGGCGATATTGAGACAACCGTACCGTCGCATGGTTCCGTCATTTATCGAGTTTCGGCACAGTAAATCACTGGTTCGGCGCTACTCATCGGTCTCTTTTTGGAGCGCGATGGGTAGCGCCCGATGTTCGAGGAAAGCGAGCTAATCCTGTTGAAACAATTTGTATTAGAATGACTTTATAGTGGAGAGGTGGCAGAGCCCGGTTGAATGCACCTGACTCGAAATCAGACATAGTCGCAAGGCTATCGGGGGTTCGAATCCCTCCCTCTCCGCCACACCTTTAGTACCAATAAGTTATTGGGGATAAAGGGTTTGAGAGTCGCTAGATTTGCACTATTCGCCAAGAAACCCTCTTTCCTTACGTCATAGTTTATTAAGACTCGTCTCAAAGCTACACTTCCTTCAACAGATACGTCGTTTCGCAATGCGGAAGTCCCATCTTTCATAAACACCCCTCCATCCTTTTGCCTGTAGAGGCTTACCCTTATTTCCTTTTAAGGATAGCCAAGCATACGGCTGCACTTGTCGTTCAGGTATTGCGACAGTCTCAATTCTTCATGTTTGTATGTTTCCCATAGAAGTTCGAGTGGTGTATAGTCCTTTCCCATAGAAGTTCGAGGGGAAATCGATGCGCAAAAGTCAGCCACAGAATGAAATGCTCAAGGGCACTCTGGACATGATGATCCTGCGGACGCTTGTTAGCAGCGACGCTCACGGACACACGATTGCCAAGGTTATTGAGCGCACCTCGGAAGATCTTCTGGAGGTGGAACAGGGATCACTGTATCCGGCGCTGCACAGGCTCGAAGATCGACGGTGGGTAACTTCTTATTGGGGTGTGAGCGAGAACAATCGCAAGGCAAAGTTCTATCGCCTGACGGCAGAAGGGCGTAAGCAGTTGGTGCGTGAGACCAACCGCTGGCGTCAAATGACTCGCGCCATCGGGCTAGTGATGGGAGAAGAGGGAGGTGCGCAATGAGTTGGTTGAGATTTCTTCACCGCAAGCGTTCCGATGACGAGTTACAAGACGAGATGGAGTCTTTTCTGGCAGAAGAGGCCGCTGACAATGAGACGCGCGGAATGTCACCCGGCGAGGCCCGGCGACAGGCGCGATTAAAGTTTGGCAGCACGGAGAAGGTGCGCGAATCGCTGTGGATGCAGAATTCTCCCCTGGCGTTGACGAATATTGGTCGCGATGTGAAATATGCTTTTCGTACGCTGAGGCGCACGCCCGGATTCTCGATCATCGCGATTGTGGTCATGGCGCTGTGTATGGGGACAGCTACATCTCTTTTCACGATTGTGCGATCGGTTTTGCTGAGGTCGCTTCCTTTCCGAGATCCAGATCGGCTCGTAGTTGTGTACGAACACAGACGCGGGGCCGCGGCGAACGCTGCCAATTTCAACTACACTCCGGTTGCAACGGCGGATTTCTATGATTGGCGCTCGAAGACCCACGGTTTTGAAGACATGGCAATTTTTCGCTATGGCGCATACAACC is a window of Edaphobacter dinghuensis DNA encoding:
- a CDS encoding PadR family transcriptional regulator produces the protein MRKSQPQNEMLKGTLDMMILRTLVSSDAHGHTIAKVIERTSEDLLEVEQGSLYPALHRLEDRRWVTSYWGVSENNRKAKFYRLTAEGRKQLVRETNRWRQMTRAIGLVMGEEGGAQ